One region of Microbacterium rhizosphaerae genomic DNA includes:
- a CDS encoding alpha/beta hydrolase, with protein MNAILTAQVLDGPVPVVLYVAALALAVYLLIRRPGRGRLLASALGILAGTLVAIIVFVVSNITDAFGEQLQLEILWWAVAAFGAVGLAVANLWRSRWWRKTIAVLSIPVFIAAGAVGINAVFGLNATVADMLGISVRHPIALPKPSPTATDQPAWTPGDGSLYQAWRPPADMPHLGQQGTVTIPATVSGFHARPAGLYLPPAALVKDAPPLPLVILMMGYPGNPSPARVASVVEQYQLKHQGLAPIVLVADQIGTQGDPTCADSKMYGNAQTYITKDVVAWAAAHLHVIEDPKYWAIMGYSNGGGCAIKYGALMPQTFGTIVDISGEPYPGSVHPPLALARIFAGNVAAFEASKPINIMRKAPAGTYNGVHAVFTYGADDHKYGPDAKLVSSVARSVGMDVTLTPIPGATHIGLAFTGGVAAGLDVLYPLWGLSA; from the coding sequence ATGAACGCGATTCTGACCGCTCAGGTGCTCGACGGTCCCGTTCCCGTCGTGTTGTACGTCGCCGCGCTGGCGCTCGCCGTGTACCTCCTGATCCGTCGTCCGGGCCGGGGACGCCTCCTCGCCTCGGCGCTCGGCATCCTCGCGGGAACCCTCGTCGCGATCATCGTCTTCGTCGTTTCGAACATCACCGACGCGTTCGGCGAGCAGTTGCAGCTCGAGATCCTGTGGTGGGCCGTCGCGGCCTTCGGCGCCGTCGGTCTGGCGGTCGCGAACCTGTGGCGCTCGCGGTGGTGGCGCAAGACCATCGCCGTGCTCAGCATCCCCGTCTTCATCGCAGCGGGTGCCGTCGGCATCAACGCCGTCTTCGGCCTCAACGCGACCGTCGCCGACATGCTCGGCATCTCGGTGCGGCACCCGATCGCCCTCCCGAAGCCGTCGCCGACCGCCACCGACCAGCCCGCATGGACGCCCGGCGACGGATCGCTCTACCAGGCGTGGCGTCCGCCGGCGGACATGCCGCACCTCGGTCAGCAGGGGACCGTCACGATCCCCGCGACCGTGTCCGGCTTCCACGCCCGACCCGCAGGCCTCTATCTGCCGCCCGCCGCTTTGGTGAAGGATGCGCCGCCGCTTCCGCTCGTGATCCTCATGATGGGCTATCCCGGCAACCCCAGCCCCGCCCGCGTCGCATCCGTGGTGGAGCAGTACCAGCTCAAGCACCAGGGTCTCGCGCCGATCGTGCTGGTCGCCGACCAGATCGGCACGCAGGGTGATCCGACGTGCGCGGACTCCAAGATGTACGGCAACGCGCAGACCTACATCACGAAGGACGTCGTCGCGTGGGCGGCGGCCCACCTGCACGTGATCGAGGACCCGAAGTACTGGGCGATCATGGGCTATTCGAACGGCGGTGGCTGCGCGATCAAGTACGGCGCGCTGATGCCGCAGACCTTCGGCACGATCGTCGACATCTCGGGGGAGCCGTATCCCGGTTCCGTGCACCCTCCGCTGGCCCTCGCGCGCATCTTCGCGGGGAACGTGGCCGCGTTCGAGGCGAGCAAGCCGATCAACATCATGCGGAAGGCACCCGCCGGCACCTACAACGGCGTCCACGCGGTGTTCACCTACGGCGCCGACGACCACAAGTACGGCCCGGACGCGAAGCTGGTGTCCTCAGTCGCCCGCTCCGTGGGCATGGATGTGACACTCACGCCGATCCCCGGCGCGACCCACATCGGACTCGCCTTCACCGGAGGAGTGGCGGCGGGGCTCGACGTCCTGTACCCGCTGTGGGGGCTCTCGGCGTAG